In Clostridium omnivorum, the DNA window ATCCGATTATTTTATTAAATAATGTCCAATTAATGGACAACTTAATAAAAAATTGGTAGGGAACCTTCACCCGAACCCGTCAGCTAACTCCGGAGGCAAGAAGGAGGTTACAAATGAAATACATAAAATCAACGGCATTTATTTTTGTTGTGAGTATATTAGCTATAAGCATCACATCCAAAACAAACAGCTATGAGGTAAAGGCAGATGCAGCTATTAAAACACAACAAGGAGTTGTAGTTCGATCTGCGAACTTAACAACAGAGAAGGTAATAGTAGTTCCTAAAAAGGAAACAGAAGAAACAAGTAAGGGCAATTCATCTAAAAAGTCATCATTAAGCAGAGGTGGATCAATGAATAGCTCACTTGCTAAAACATCAGGTAACAGCAGCGTAGTTGGATTTGCTTCCAATTTTTTAGGAAGGCCTTATGTATGGGGAGCTTCAGGCCCAAGAGCCTTTGATTGCTCAGGATTTACAGCTTATGTTTATAGTAACTTTGGTGTTTACTTAGATCACTATACTGGGTCACAATTTGGAGCTGGTAAGTCAGTTAGTAGAGCAAATTTATCTCCTGGCGATTTGGTATTCTTTAATACCTATGGTTCGATATCACATGTTGGTATATACATGGGTGATGGAAGATTTATTCATGCAGCTAATCAACGAACTGGTGTAACAATAAGTAATTTAGATGAAGGGTATTATTCAGCTAGATATGCTGGAGCAAGAAGAGTAAAATAGTAATTTATCTCCCGACAAAATTTGTCGGGTTTTTTTTATCATAAATTTATTAAACTTCAAATAGTATAAAGTATGTATTTGGTTACTGCCATATTAAATTCCGCTTATTATACTAAGGTAGAAACCTTTTATAATTAACATATTATTTGGAGGTATAGTTATGAAGTACACAAGATATGATATGAGAAAAAAGAAAAATGAAGGAACTATGGTTCTGCTTATTTTAGCTGTTACACTGATTATGGCTTTCGTTATTGGTACTGTTATGTCAAACTTTTTTCTAAAGAACGCTTCTAATGTTAAAAATGAAGATGGTGCACAAAAAACTGTATCACAAAAAACAAGTAATCAATCCGCTGAAAAAGATGCTGTTGTTAAATATGTAGTAATTCAAGGCGGAAAATACATAAAAAGTGAAAATGTAGGACCAGAAAAAAATATATTAAGCAATTATGGAAATCCATTTACAATAGCAGAAGCAGATGGAACTAGAGTTTTACTTGGAATATATAGTGAAGCTGATTCTGAGAAACTTATAAAAACATTAAATGACAATAAAGTTGATAATTCTAAAATGGTTTTAGAAGTTACTAATGGAGATATGTGTAATAAGGAGATAGTTGAAATAATAAATGCTAACCTATTAATACTTACAAAGTTAACTGAAAAAAATGTACCAGCAGTTCAAACTAAAGATTTAAAAGAATGGTGTGCTAGTCTTAAGGATGTAGAAAAAGGAAGTAAGAATTATGCAATACTTACTGAGCTTAAAGGATATGTGAAAAATATGCCAGAGACTATTGCAAAAGAAAAGGCATCAGATAATTATGTATATATTTATAATATTTTGAAGAAATTTAATTCTAAATGAGAATTAACGCGTCATATGTAAGGCGCGTTAATTTATTTTTTGTAAATTTCTTTTTATTTTCATACAAAAAACTTAAAAAATTATTAAACAATCCTCTAAATACTTGTTTATGAATATTTTAAATGATAAACTATATAAGATGTATATTTAAAAAATTTAATTTAAATATAATGTCTATTAAAGGTTGAATCTTGTCAATAATACTAGTATGGATACATTAGGATGTGATAAAGTGAAAATTATATTGGCATCAGCTTCTGAAAGAAGACAGGAGTTATTAAATAGATTGACAGGTGAATTTGACATTAATGTAAGCAATTTCGATGAAAGCACGATTCCTTTTAATGGCAGCTTCCACCATTATGTAATGGAGCTTGCCAGGGGGAAAGCCTTAGAAGTCGAAAATAGATTGTCAGATGCCGAAGAAAAAATTATCATTGGTTGTGATACAATTGTTGCATTTAATGGCAAGGTACTTGGTAAGCCAAAGGATAAAGAAGATGCCTTTAAAATGCTAAGAGAACTAAGTGATGCTGAACATGAAGTATATTCTGGAATTGCTCTTGTTAATACAAAAACCAAAAGGGTAATAACAGATTTTGTATGCACTAAAGTGAAGTTTTCTGATTTATCTGATGAGGAAATAAAAAGGTATATAAATACAGAAGAACCAATGGATAAGGCAGGAGCTTATGGGATTCAGGGAATAGGTGGAATTTTTGTTGAAAAAATTCACGGATGCTATTATAATGTTGTAGGGCTTCCTTTAAATAAGCTCTATTGTATGCTAAGGGAGATGGGAGTAAATCTATAAAGGAGTATATTCATGGGAAGTTTACTTAGAATTATGGATTTGCCCGAAAATGAAAGACCGAGAGAAAAGTTGTTAAGGTATGGCGCTGATGAGCTTTCTAATAGTGAACTGCTAGCAATTATATTAAGAACTGGCAGTAACAGCGAGAACATATTGAACCTATGCAGTCGAATTTTAAAAGAGACTGATGGACTCAATGGGCTTATGGAATGTTCTGCAAATGAATTTATGAGTATAAAAGGAATTGGTGAAGCAAAAGCATCTCAACTTCTTGCTTTGGCAGAACTCAGCAAAAGATTTAAATCTTTTAAATCTGGTGATGAGTATAAAATATCAGAACCAAGGGACGCTGCGCTTTTAGTTCTGGAGAGTATGAGATATCTAAAGAAGGAATTTTTAAAGATTATTATGCTGAATACTAAAAATATAGTTATTTCTATAAAAGATGTTTCAGTTGGAAGTCTTAATTCTTCTATAGTACATCCAAGAGAGGTGTTTAGTGAAGCAATAAAAAAGAGTAGTGCTTCTATTATAATTTGTCATAACCATCCTTCTGGAGATCCCACTCCTAGTGGAGAAGATATAAGTGTTACTAAAAGGTTAAAAGAATGTTCTTTACTAATAGGAGTAGATTTATTGGATCACATCATAATTGGAAATGGAACATATATAAGTTTGAAAGAAAAAGGAATGCTGTAAAGTTGAAAGGAGAATTTTTGTATGGGAATTTTTGGAATGTCTAAAGATATGGGTATAGATTTAGGAACTGCTAATACTCTTATTTATGTGAAGGGAAAGGGTATTTTACTTAGAGAACCATCTGTTGTAGCAATTAACAGTGATACAAAAAAAGTATTAGCTGTTGGTATAGAAGCAAAACAAATGATTGGTAGAACACCTGGAAATATAGTTGCTATAAGACCATTAAAGGATGGAGTTATTGCTGATTTCGATGTTACACAAACTATGCTTAAAAAGTTTATTGAAAAAATAAGTCCTAAGAGTGCATTTACTAGTCCAAGAATTGTAGTATGCTTTCCATCCGGAGTAACTGAGGTTGAAAAGAGGGCTATAGATGAAGCTACAAAGACAGCTGGAGCTAGAGAAGTACTTCTTATGGAAGAACCAATGGCTGCTGCAATAGGAGCTGGACTTCCAGTAAATGAACCTACTGGAAGTATGATTGTTGATATCGGTGGAGGAACTACTGAAGTTGCTGTTATTTCATTAGGTGGAATTGTAACAAGTAAGTCACTAAGAATGGCAGGAGATGAGCTTGACCAAGCTATCATTAACTATATAAAAAGAGAATATAACTTAATGATTGGTGAAAGAACAGCTGAAACTGTAAAAATGGAATTAGGTTCAGCTTTCCCAGATGAAGATGAAAAATCAATGCAAATAAAAGGAAGAGACTTAATAACTGGACTTCCTAAAATCATAGATATATCAGAAGCAGAAGTAAGAGAAGCACTTAAGGAACCAGTTTATGCTATAGTTGATTCTATAAAAACTACACTTGAAAAGACACCACCAGAACTTGCGTCCGACATAATGGATAAAGGTATAATGCTAGCTGGTGGAGGAGCACTCCTTAAAGGTTTAGACAAACTTATAAACCATGAAACTCACATGCCAGTTCACATTGCAGAATCCCCTCTTGACTGTGTGGCACTTGGCGCTGGAAAGGCTCTAGACAACGTAGATAAAATAAGTAGAAGCAGATAATTAATATGACATTTCTTAAAAATAAACTGGCAGTAACAATTATTGTACTGTCAGTTAGCTTTTTAGTATTAATTGGGTATAGTGTCAAGAGGGAAAAGGTATCTTTTGTAGAAAATGGCGTTGGAGTAACCTTAAATTCTGTACAAAAGGTAGTTTATAGCGCTGGAGCTAATATAAAAGAATTTGGAAGCTTTATAATTCATTTTTCTGAAATCAAAAAAGAGAATGAAGAGCTTAAAGCTCGAAATGATGAACTTGAAACAAAGGCTTTAGAATATGATGCTTTAAAGAGCGAAAATGAAAGATTATCTGAAAACTTGAAGTTTAAAGACGAGCGTTCTGAATATGATTATTTAGGCTGTAGGATCATTGGAAATGCAGGCGGCAACTATTTAGATGGTTTTACTATAGATAGAGGAATTAAGGACGGAGTAAAAAAAGGAATGGTAGCTGTTACATCAAAAGGACTTGTGGGACAAGTAACTGCTGTTGCAAGTAATTGGGCTATTATTCAATCACTATCTAATGAGAATATTGCAGTGAGTGGTATGGTAAATTCTCAGGAAACAAGTGGAAATGATAGTGGTATGGTAAGAGGTTATAAAGATTCAGAAAATAGACTTCTTGCAAAATTATATTATCTTCCATTAGATTCAAAGGTTAAAAAGGGCGATGAAATTTTAACTTCTGGGCTTGGAGGATTATATCCAAAGGGAATTAGAATAGGAAAAGTGCTTGATATTGAAGAGGATAAAGGAAAGATTATGAAGAATGCAGTAATTGAGCCTTATGTTGAATTTAATAAGCTGCAAGAAGTAATGTTAGTAGTTCCTAAAAATATTAGAGATTTAAATGAAATAAAATACTAGGGTGGTAACCATGAAGAGAATATTTACAATTATTTTTTTAAGCCTAATTTTTTTTATAATAGATAACACTATTATGCCTTTATTCTCTATTAAGGGTATTTTCCCTAGCTTTTTATTTTTGTTTGCCATATGTTTTTCAATAATTAATGGAGTATGGGAAGGTTTATGGTTAGGTGTGTTTACAGGTATGCTTCAAGATTTATACTTTTTTAATGGCTTTGGAGTAAATGCATTTGTAAATATGCTAGTGTGCATAATAGCTGCAGTAATTGGAAATGTGATTATTAAGGAGAAGAGACTTATACCAACAGCTGCTTCATTTGGTTTATCTCTTCTTAAGGGTGTAATTGTATTTGCTATATTATATATAGCTAAGCAATATACCTATTTTGAGCATATATTTTTCGATTCACTTTGTAATATGGTAATATGTTTTTTCTTTTATAAATGGTTGTATAGATTTTGCCAAAAAGACTATATGCAAAGAAAGTGGAAATTTTATGAAAAATAAAAAGTGGTGATGGTGGGATTATGAAGAAAAAGAAGAAAAAGAGTTTTAATAGGTTTACAGCCTTATTTATAATAATGCTTCTAATATTTACAGCCATAACATCTAGGCTCACCTATCTGCAAGTAGTCAAAGCAGAAGATTATAAGGAAAAGGCTAACAGAAAATCTATTACTGAAATACAGGAATTTGCACCAAGAGGTGAAATTAAGGACAGAAATGGCAGCCTGCTTGCAACAAATCAAAAGAGCTATATACTAACATATACGGAAACCGATGAAAGTAAACTAAATTTCTTCCAAACAATGGATAAGGTATTTAAGGTGTTAGATGAAAACAAAGAAGTGCAGCAGGATGACTTTGAACTAAAAATTAACCCATATAGATTTGAATTTAAAGTTCAAGATGAAGATGCTAGAAAACAGATAGAATTAAGATTTAAGAAGGATAGGGGTTTAGATGAGGAAATTATAAAGAAGCTATACCCTAAAGTGAAGGACACTCTTTCAGAAGAACAGCAAGAAAAGGTTGATGAAGAATTATTAAAAATAACTCCTGAGCAAACATTTAAATATCTGGTTGATCAATATAAGCTTACTCCTAAGGATACTTTTAAAAATATAGTTGATCAATATAGTGATGTTCCTAATGATACATTACAACTTATTAAAAGCAAGTATAAGATTTCTTCAGAAAGTGAAGTAAAAGCATTGCTTGATCAATATGTAAAGGATAAAAAGAAAACTAAAGAAATATTTGAACAGCTAGTTGTAAAATGCGGAGTAGATAAGCTTAACTATACAATAGATCAGCAAAGAAGATATATGCTTGTTAAAGATACTCAGAAGATGCAAAGTTTTTCAGGTTATAAGCCTGTAGAAATCGCAAAGAGTATTAATCAGGATACAGCATTTATATTTTCTCAAATGCTAAATGATATGCCAGGTATAGATATATCAATTCAGCCAATTAGGTATTATCCTTATGATGAATTAGGATCTGCCTTTTTAGGTTATATATCTAAGATTAACTCTTCAAGTAAAGATAAGTACGATGAAAAAGGATATGATTCCAATACGGATTATGTAGGTGCAGCAGGACTTGAAAGAGCTTATGAAGACAAACTTAAAGGCTCAAAAGGTGGAAGAATAGTTAAGTTAAATAAACAGGGTAGAGTAACTGAAGAATTAGGCAGCAGGGAGTCTTATCCAGGACAGACACTACAGCTTACTATTGATAAAGATGTTCAATATGCAGCAGAAGTAGCTCTTGATAAAACAATGGCTAGTTTGCAAAAAGCAGGAGTTCAACAAGACGTTGATACATCAAATGCTACAAGAGGAGCTGCAGTTGCAATTGATGTAAATACAGGGGGAATATTAGCTCTAGTAAGTAGACCAGGATTTAACCCTAATGATTTTGCAAAAGGACTTACAGAAGATCAATATAAAAAGTATTTTAGTCCTGATTATGCTGGTTTTGGAAAGTTGAAGGGATACAATAATGATAAAATAAATGAATTGTTCCCAATGTATAAGAACACAAATATAAGATACGATAAATATGATGTTTTGCCAAAGCCTCTTTATAATTATGCTACATTATCATTAACTCAACCAGGTTCTACATTTAAGCCGTTAACAGCTATAGCTGGACTTGAAAAAGGAGTAATTAATACATCTACAACTGTTGATGATGAGGGATTTTTTGATGATGGAAATGGTTTTAACACAAAATTTCCATCGGATGGACGTAATGGTATAGTCAATTTAACTACTGCTATTGCAAAATCTAGTAACCCTTATTTTATGACAGTTTCTCAAAGACTAAGGGCGGCTTATGGCGATGATGTTTTAGCTGATTATGCTTGGAAATTTGGACTCGGTATAAAGCCTAATTCAGGACAAAAACCAACTACAGGTATAGAATTTGCCAGTGATGAAGAAAATTTTGGACAAGTGTTTAATTCTTATACTATTAAGAATAACTATGCTGCAAGCTATCTTGCAAGTTGTATGGATTTGCTTAAGTCTGGGAAGAGTTCAAAGGGAAATACTTTTACACCTATCAATTTATATTATGGTGATTCAGATAGTGATGAAGTAAAGCAAATTAAGAAAGATTTTAAGGATCAGATATCAGCTTTTATAAAGAATGGTGGATGGGTAGAAGGTGTAGGTAGTAAAGATGATAAGAACTCTGGAATTAAAAGGGATACTTATGTAATGAACACTTACACAACTTTAATTAATAAGCTTATAGCAGCAGATTCAAGCTATAAAGGTAAAAATATTTCTAAGAGTGAAATATCAAGCATGGCCTATGATTTGCTTAGTATAAGTATTTATGATGGATATTTCCAAAGTACAGCACCGTTTAATATCTACAACGCTTCTATAGGACAAGGTATAAGTAATTTTACTCCACTTCAACTTGCTAATTACGTTTCAACTATGGTAAATGGAGGAAATAGATACAAGCTTCACCTTGTGGATAAAATTACTGATGCTAATGGAAATGTAATCCAGGATATAAAGCCTGAGGTTGTTGAAAATACAGGAGTTAAGCAGTCTACCTTAGATGCAGTAAAGGCTGGTATGTTGGCCGTTACCGATAAAGGTACTGCAGCAGGAGCTTTTGCTGGCCTTCCATTTCAAACAGCAGGTAAGACAGGATCAGCTACTTTTAGAAATGACCAAGCTGATTTTGGAAGAACCTCCTATGCAGTGTATGTTGGTTTTGCACCATATGATAAACCTCAAATTGCTGTGGCAGTGATAATATTCGATGGTGGTCACGGGGGATTCATAACACCTGTGGCAAGAGCTATGTACGAAGCTTATTTCAAGGATCAATTAAAAGCAAATGGTGTTACACCTCAGAGTGACATTGAGGCTAAGCCAATTAATTAGTACAATAAAAAAATAGATGGGTGCACCCCATCTATTTTTATTATGCAAAATTCAATTAAATTTTAGTATTTAAGCTATAATATACGAAATTTTACAAGTTGAAAGAAGGATTTTACTAAATTTTGTTGAAATATAATGTTATGCTTACTTATGGAGGTTTTTTATGATAGAAGACAGAATAATAATTAAGGGAAACAAAGAAGGTTTAAATGCAGTTATTAATATCCACAAATTCAAGGACTTTGATGAAGTTTTAGAGGTTTTAGTGGATAAGCTATCTAAGGGAAGAAAGTTTTATAAAGGCTGTACCTTAAAGATAACTGCAGAACTAAAATATATAAATGATAGAGAATTAAGTAAGCTAAAAGACATTTTATTTGAAGAGTTTCTTATTCAAGATTGCATATTTGAGGATAAGGAAGAAAAAAACTCTAAAGTTTTTTCAGGAATATACGAAGGTAGAACAAAGTTCATAAAAAAGACTATACGTGGCGGGCAAAGCATTGACTATTCTGGTAACATAGTAATAATTGGCGATGTTAATCCAGGAGCAGTAGTCTCAGCTGGAGGCAATATTGTAGTTTTAGGTTCTCTACGGGGAAATGTGCACGCTGGTGCAAGCGGTAATGATAAAGCTATTATTGCTGCTTTTAGTATGCAGCCTGAAATACTTCAAATTGCAGATATTATGACTAGATCACCTGAAGATGGCGTAAAGCCAACCTTTCCAGAGGTGGCTAAGGTAAAAGATAATATGATAATTGTGGAACCGTATTTATTAAACAAGTTTATTTAATGGAGGTAAGAAAATGGGAGAGGCTATTGTTATTACATCAGGTAAAGGTGGAGTTGGTAAAACAACTACAACTGCTAATATAGGTACTGCACTAGCAGCAATGGGTAAGAAAGTAGTTGTAGTAGATGGAGATACAGGACTAAGAAATTTGGATGTACTTATGGGACTTGAAAATAGAATTGTATTTACTCTATTAGACGTATTAGAAGAAAAGTGCAGGTTAAAGCAAGCACTAATAAAGGATAAGAGATTTAATAATTTATTTATGCTTCCAACTGCACAAACTAGGGATAAAGACGATGTGGATTCGGAGAAGATGTTAAGTACTGTAAATCAGTTGAAAGAGGAATTTGATTATGTAATTATTGATTGTCCTGCAGGAATTGAACAAGGCTTTGAAAACGCTGTGGTTGGAGCTGATAGAGCCATTGTAGTTGTTAATCCTGAGCTAACTTCTGTAAGAGACGCAGATAGGGTAATAGGAAAATTAGATTCCAAAGGTCTTGAGAGGCATGAACTAGTAATTAATAGACTAAATCATGAAATGGTGAAAAAAGGCGATATGCTAGATATTAACGATATTCTAGATAGCCTAGCTATAAAACTTATTGGTGTAGTTCCAGATGATAGAAATGTTACAGTTTCGACCAATAAGGGAGAGCCTATTGTATTGGATGATAAGGCTTTCTCAGGACAAGCATTTAAAAATATTGCAAAAAGAATTGTGGGGGAAGAAGTACCTTTTATGTCCTTAGACAATGATGAAGGTGGATTTTTATCCTCACTAAAAAAGATATTTAAGAAAAAATAGGGGGAGAGTAATATGGATTTATTTAAAATATTTTCCTCTAAATCTTCCTCAAAGGATGTAGCTAAAGAAAGATTGCAGCTTATCTTGATACATGATAGGTCTGACTTATCTCAGGAATTTTTAGAGATGATTAAAAGTGAAATACTAAAGGTTATATCTAATTATGCTGAAATTGAAAATGGAGATATTGAAGTTAAACTTACTAGGACTGAAGCAAGCGAAGGTAATGCTCCTGCGCTTGTAGCTAGTATACCTATAAAAAGTATGAGAAAAAAAATATAAAGCTAAGCTGTGTATAATTAAAAGATTATACATAGCTTTTTTTTAGTTATATGGTATAATCATATTGTTAATGGAGGGATTACTATGTACGAAAAGTTAAAAATTAATGGTAAGCTTCTGAAAGAACTCGATTATGGAATTCTTATAGCAGCTGTTATTATTGTAATATTTGGAGCATTTAATATATATAGTGCAACACATAATGCATATGGAACTGAATATTTCAAACTTCAGCTTATATGGTTGGTACTTGGACTAATTGTAGTATATCTGATACTGATATTTGACTATTCATTCCTGATGAATTATGCAACAGTAATCTATTGGGCCTCTATTGGGCTTCTAGTGATAAATGATGTATTTGGACATACTAGTCATGGTGCAAAGGGATGGCTATCTATTGGAAGCAGAATGATACAGCCGTCTGAATTTGCAAAGCTTGGTATGATAATTATGCTAGCAAAAAAGTTAGATGATATGGAAGGTAATATAAATACTCCAAAGAATTTTTTTACACTTTGCTTTTATGCTATAATTCCAATGGCTTTAATTGTTATTCAGCCTGATATGGGAATGACAATGGTATGTTTTTTTATTGTATTAGGTATTTTTTATGCTGTTGGGCTAGATTTAAGAGTTATCTTTGGAGGTATTGGCGGATTAATTATATCAATTCTACTGGTTTGGAATTCAGGCTTAATAGAGGGATATCAAAAGAAGAGAATAACTGCTCTTTTTAATCCAGAGGCAGATCCGTCAGGGGCCAATTTGCAGCTTCAAGAATCATTAAAAGGTATTGGCTCAGGTGGCATACTAGGAAAGGGATTTTTGAAGGGCACTCAGGTTGGAGGCGGTTTTATACCTGAAGCACACAATGACTTTATTTTTGCTGTGGTTGGCGAAGAATGGGGACTTATTGGAGGCTTGGCCTTAATGCTGTTTTATGGTATTATGATCTATAAATTTATAAAAATTGCAAAGAGCTCAAAAGATGTATTTGGCTCAGTATTATGCATTGGAGTAATTTCAACATTTTTATTTTCATTACTTCAAAATATAGGTATGACAATTGGAATTATGCCTATTACAGGAATTACCCTACCTCTAATGAGTTATGGTGGAAGCTCTATTTTAACTAGTTTTATGGCTATAGCTATAGTACTTAATGTTGGTATGAGAAGAAAAAAGATTAATTTTTAAAACATGGAGCGGGAGGAGATTTTATGAAAATTGCACTAATTGCACATGATAAGAAAAAAGATGACATGGTAGAATTTGTTTCAAGGTATAAGGAAGTTTTTGAAGGGCACGAATTATATGCTACTGGTACTACAGGAAGATTGATCATAGAAAATGTAGGGCTTAAGGTTCATAGGTTTTTATCAGGACCATTAGGAGGAGATCAACAAATTGGTGCTAAAATAGCTCAAGGGGAAATGGATTTAATAATATTTTTGAGAGATCCACTAACTGCGCAACCACATGAACCTGATGTAACAGCGCTTTTGAGATTATGCGATGTGCATCGTATACCTCTAGCTACTAACATAGGTTCAGCAGAGATATTTATGAAAGCATTCATTTCTAGAGTTCAATAGATTGCACACTGATAAAAGATTACTATTAGATAGTAGTCTTTTTTATTTATGGAGGATATTAGCTTGTTTACAATATTTGGATAATATATAATATTAATTGTAGTATATTGCTACTGTGAGGTGATTGTAAATGAGAAGACTTTATAAGTTCATAAAATATATACTAATGTTTTCATTTTTTATAATATTCAATTTCATTCTTCTTAATAGCATAAAAGAGCAAACTCCTGCTTATGAAGAAATGAAGCCTAAAATAATACTTATAAGTCATGTATACTCTAATCCATATTGGAAATATGTAAAGTCTGGAGCAGAAAAGGCAGCTAAGGAGAGAGGTGCTGTTGTTGAGTTTCAAGGTCCTGATTACGCTAGTGTAGAAGAAGGGGTAAAGCTTATAAACATGGCCTATGCTGCTAAAGTAAGTGGAATTATAACTTATGTTCAAGATGAAGCTAGCTATAAATCAGTTATAGATAAGGTTATAATGGGAGGAATCCCATTAGTAACTGTAGACTCAGATGCAGAAAGCAGCAAGCGTTTAGCTTACGTTGGCACCGACAATGTAGCTGCAGGAAGCGCCGGGGCAAAGGAAATGATTAAGCAAGTAGGGAGAAATGGAGATGTGGCAATTATTATGGGCGGGAGGAATGTTAAAAATCAAATTGAAAGAGTAAAAGGATTTACAGATTATATAAAAAATAATTCTAGTCTTGCGATTTCGGATATTGAGTCTTCTGATTCATACTTGTTAGAAGCAGAATTAGCAGCTAAAAGAATTTTGATGAATCACAGTAATATTAAAGCCATATTTTGTACTTCAGCCCTGGATGGACAAGGTGCTGCGAAGGCCTTGAAAAGCACAGGATTTGAAGGAAACGTTAAAATTATTTCCTTTGATGATTTGCCAGAAACCTTGGAGTTTATAGAAAATGGAACCATTGCTGCTACAATAGTTCAAAATCCTTATGCTATGGGATATAAATCAGTAAATATAATTATGGATATTATGGAGGGAAAAGATATCAAAGGGATATTCCCAACTGACGTAACTGTAGTTTCAAAAGAGAACTTGGACAAGTTTAGAAAAAGGCAAAGTGATTATGATGGCGAAGACAAATAGTTTAAAAAGAAAATTTATCATTTTCGCAATTATTATAATTACCCCCATAGCAACAACTAGTATTGTATCTTTAATCATAAGCAAACAAATTACTAGTGCTTATGATACTATGCTAAATAAAATGAGTACAACAAATGAAATTAAGGAAAAACTCAATGATTCTTTTAATAATTTTAATAAATATGTACTAGATAATTCTGAGCAGAGCAAAACACTTTATGAGGAAGGATATAGTAAGGCATTGGATAATGTAATTTTGCTTCAAAGCAAATCTGGTATTGAAAGTAGATATATTTTAAGAGACCTGCAAAACTCATTAAGAAGTTATAAAGGTGTAGGTGATAATACAATTAAGTTAAGTTCTAATAAAGATGGAATTGATGTATATTATACTAATTATGTTTCTACCAAAGAAATATTTAATTATTGTAATATATTTATCTCTAAGTTAAGTGACAGTTATTTAAAAAATAATAATGAAATTTATAACAATCTAAAGGCAAAAGAAAAATATATTTATAAAGTATTGATAATATATATAGTTTCTGCCTTGTTAATAAGCATACTATATACTTTATTCTTCCTTAAAAATATTTTGGAAAAGCTAAAGGAACTAGTAGATACATCAAAAAAAGTATCACAAGGCGATTTTTCTTTTTATGAAGGAAAAAAAACCTTTATTTATGAATTGGACATTTTGTCCCTTGCCTTTAGTGCAATGATAAATGATATTAAAAAGTATATAAATTCTATAAAAGAAACTGCTGCATTGGAGATAAAGCTTAGAAATGAAGAAAT includes these proteins:
- the minD gene encoding septum site-determining protein MinD — encoded protein: MGEAIVITSGKGGVGKTTTTANIGTALAAMGKKVVVVDGDTGLRNLDVLMGLENRIVFTLLDVLEEKCRLKQALIKDKRFNNLFMLPTAQTRDKDDVDSEKMLSTVNQLKEEFDYVIIDCPAGIEQGFENAVVGADRAIVVVNPELTSVRDADRVIGKLDSKGLERHELVINRLNHEMVKKGDMLDINDILDSLAIKLIGVVPDDRNVTVSTNKGEPIVLDDKAFSGQAFKNIAKRIVGEEVPFMSLDNDEGGFLSSLKKIFKKK
- a CDS encoding penicillin-binding transpeptidase domain-containing protein, whose protein sequence is MKKKKKKSFNRFTALFIIMLLIFTAITSRLTYLQVVKAEDYKEKANRKSITEIQEFAPRGEIKDRNGSLLATNQKSYILTYTETDESKLNFFQTMDKVFKVLDENKEVQQDDFELKINPYRFEFKVQDEDARKQIELRFKKDRGLDEEIIKKLYPKVKDTLSEEQQEKVDEELLKITPEQTFKYLVDQYKLTPKDTFKNIVDQYSDVPNDTLQLIKSKYKISSESEVKALLDQYVKDKKKTKEIFEQLVVKCGVDKLNYTIDQQRRYMLVKDTQKMQSFSGYKPVEIAKSINQDTAFIFSQMLNDMPGIDISIQPIRYYPYDELGSAFLGYISKINSSSKDKYDEKGYDSNTDYVGAAGLERAYEDKLKGSKGGRIVKLNKQGRVTEELGSRESYPGQTLQLTIDKDVQYAAEVALDKTMASLQKAGVQQDVDTSNATRGAAVAIDVNTGGILALVSRPGFNPNDFAKGLTEDQYKKYFSPDYAGFGKLKGYNNDKINELFPMYKNTNIRYDKYDVLPKPLYNYATLSLTQPGSTFKPLTAIAGLEKGVINTSTTVDDEGFFDDGNGFNTKFPSDGRNGIVNLTTAIAKSSNPYFMTVSQRLRAAYGDDVLADYAWKFGLGIKPNSGQKPTTGIEFASDEENFGQVFNSYTIKNNYAASYLASCMDLLKSGKSSKGNTFTPINLYYGDSDSDEVKQIKKDFKDQISAFIKNGGWVEGVGSKDDKNSGIKRDTYVMNTYTTLINKLIAADSSYKGKNISKSEISSMAYDLLSISIYDGYFQSTAPFNIYNASIGQGISNFTPLQLANYVSTMVNGGNRYKLHLVDKITDANGNVIQDIKPEVVENTGVKQSTLDAVKAGMLAVTDKGTAAGAFAGLPFQTAGKTGSATFRNDQADFGRTSYAVYVGFAPYDKPQIAVAVIIFDGGHGGFITPVARAMYEAYFKDQLKANGVTPQSDIEAKPIN
- the minE gene encoding cell division topological specificity factor MinE, whose protein sequence is MDLFKIFSSKSSSKDVAKERLQLILIHDRSDLSQEFLEMIKSEILKVISNYAEIENGDIEVKLTRTEASEGNAPALVASIPIKSMRKKI
- the rodA gene encoding rod shape-determining protein RodA, with protein sequence MYEKLKINGKLLKELDYGILIAAVIIVIFGAFNIYSATHNAYGTEYFKLQLIWLVLGLIVVYLILIFDYSFLMNYATVIYWASIGLLVINDVFGHTSHGAKGWLSIGSRMIQPSEFAKLGMIIMLAKKLDDMEGNINTPKNFFTLCFYAIIPMALIVIQPDMGMTMVCFFIVLGIFYAVGLDLRVIFGGIGGLIISILLVWNSGLIEGYQKKRITALFNPEADPSGANLQLQESLKGIGSGGILGKGFLKGTQVGGGFIPEAHNDFIFAVVGEEWGLIGGLALMLFYGIMIYKFIKIAKSSKDVFGSVLCIGVISTFLFSLLQNIGMTIGIMPITGITLPLMSYGGSSILTSFMAIAIVLNVGMRRKKINF
- the minC gene encoding septum site-determining protein MinC translates to MIEDRIIIKGNKEGLNAVINIHKFKDFDEVLEVLVDKLSKGRKFYKGCTLKITAELKYINDRELSKLKDILFEEFLIQDCIFEDKEEKNSKVFSGIYEGRTKFIKKTIRGGQSIDYSGNIVIIGDVNPGAVVSAGGNIVVLGSLRGNVHAGASGNDKAIIAAFSMQPEILQIADIMTRSPEDGVKPTFPEVAKVKDNMIIVEPYLLNKFI